In the genome of Maniola jurtina chromosome 3, ilManJurt1.1, whole genome shotgun sequence, one region contains:
- the LOC123878589 gene encoding uncharacterized protein LOC123878589 isoform X1, whose amino-acid sequence MDRRRAAAALLALAACITCSAAAPTAGNHTALELHDGLIEGCYYNFQHYGEGDRIMTNEPCLNCTCHNRMLMCYLRVCPFTKAIGQDCTVEKRADQCCPIVTCPDVPVDLLTSTSTSSPAEYGATGLGKLDRYGCSIHGKYFPEGAKVPSTPNKPCEHCYCIRNMTTCVMQECTLHVDGCTPIYHKDVCCPVRYSCDHPEDEILLLDDMTTTVRPTPGFLLTTTTMAPVTQMSQDCVHDDQIFSDGALIKTEKACEHCYCMKGDIVCVVQECGTPMENEGKNCTSLPPRHGQCCPDTYICEGDEPVTDSTTDFVELTSSPPRRVSVEGSGYRNEPDEPYTEISPAITEIEGSGEDFATGSQIDTGENITPEKEVIDEMLPTTTESSLHLSQSTEPDKGQNTIPDLVVDKETAQKPTQEEVTLSGLGSMTTASEEYTTARISDAYLTSQKDAISTTESVPKINNESDFEETLNPKEHEKTTTDSTGLLDKTTSTDELILHTNPNIIEPVQKATSSPSTEYITKVQETSEQEELSTEILEQSSVTEKNKFTDVFQTSPEAEISIELTTNTITNLVDAESTSINPNLNEIDDSASPASTPSRIPGEGDCLLNGITYTNNTNVPSTNNCHTGCKCISSIIKCDPIICSPPPEYMENMNDCQPVYDTPNSCCPTYVCSVKETIPPESHSHMSGTESPKPIANECSGTDCLDNEDKKMPMEPTICTSGNCLNESPAVQKECESNDCKDQAETSQPMPSQDCSDGKCQILPVEPCEGENCKTELPKDTIFEKDSESTKTPAIQEKCESGDCNDQVQTIPLKPSQDCSNGKCEPEIPCESENCKIQPTKETIYEKDSEPSSHIVPAIDVPTKVCNEENGCDENNVIEPEECVNENCRRKDFAETGEKIPSKCSGTDCKQHDEPTVQSTEQPTEISTEESTVSDVNLQKTESIESHITTTKEKLTKSDLDVTKQPIYIETTEKLSTTFEQTEPPKKYYTEKGTIQTDISLIQTGTEIAEEAATEMLQTESPKLSVTENTELLGSVSHTGELLTTEIDISYTKSPEYLETGTIPGQNEQFSTKPPHIDTEDETVLDEDHTKLPQIPLSEIEKSSTEAPELMITETGGINTETSETITQKEEFVTKLPDTFGTEKEIIHSGATETSFSATEATQTTLSKVTISKTETIPETSEAVTEKEVMETKIPESLVTEKEQIQTEVTETITDREDTQTNAPELFATEKEVIVTDAPKVTAADKDIIQTESPEIKVAIKVTSPTESPEKIDTEEHTTQTESPDVAVITKEHTEMETPIFTEVMQTIAPDVTITKKDEVLTDITEISTEKEIIKVSSPDLHDITIESTTGHESSVEEQTMVHLNPVTDETESYVTKESIFKPQATITEKPETTDEENKYDESYKPRPTKAEDIPTEDTTEIATEPIESDVTKTETMPGETYAGVTELISQPTLLEVAGETTTKETHKVTTEGQEMYTKSPQEIETSAEEKEVTTDKNLLYTSRPDADETKSDDVSQAIDKSFTESQVVVTEGPEILTSQNVEISTVHDVIVTEKYKESQDTELTSLPTNAITDKQEKHTEAPETYSTILQAQDKTTKLPELYTTLVEEIMTPEKTTETPSSELEKDQKDITDQIHLTTLKIIEELTTTESSKFVTVTPVLSTEPQQQQSSTDQKLDSEYPQLTTKIEDSNKESETSTDILERVTEITKTPTDYPKITDEIKQDFTTKITGQDIVTETYKETTSDNSPSQTTKDELPTEIQIISQETSYTKADNEPIVETSTSTILEKEKEKEQNQEKTTIISQTTQSSDKDEFEATLSITETSEPEFVTEKDTVTYTTKGEDKDDAEKDGLKPFVSGEKPSDTTEESGFLGTHKPDHTDIDSLTTQTLMPNVADTNKNVQGSEMSTEKSESITMFEQVTSNIKDSVTTESHLSYTSSEDKLSTTALDNKETQKEQQSDYGEFKTTSSVTELPMSQVTHIDHASSLQTTITDKEEIAEQASKTTVDLKLEQEKTQTPMIELPKRSTEIPDYHITQQEMEIESSSKLNVHDLNNLEVDHAEKTTTSSMESKTTAIPHQQTDFSKDVPTAGTISDLYNQNTEGTPTSEMKEGTIDTQSQKTTTVSLPIEKVTDLSHEQETPLTESVTEIVTKSPHETQTVLEENATTSSILLDDEHVKETMSTEALPTEQHGLVTEYPEKNVHDVYSTLPEKETSASEELLTGTEPTKISIEKESVSDPSLYVPVVTELTERPMPVVTEVSQPDITEKDNKRTEIEIQSEEKTTTYINLDEVTEKDTLYTESKPLYTTEAQNIVTQQKEMNTEALDRATTVPDQVITQSLSTSIPERDESYGTTDSVDKDKTDEHISPHSTTQMPEINTKETQTEAIGIEKTTLTVQTHSEQEEPSLTVTVKETESQPENQSTQSTIENESPITEATADSSTETDKKVPDVHIPTELTPTTLENFYTQAQTTQAHKEFDKSDEPKQTTEPEHEFSETTPFLVELKEHTHQVIDDSSRTPIEEILTTPLYEPQQTERGDQNLDATDKYEDESLVPIIVTKYEQEVKEKPITDGQEQAEEKVPTTISPVKDFTEHISDTEIIPTTSSTYLETDLQEKEKQQTTVQDVVLTTSAAPQTASEKELYTTITTDIQNLTYPVTETSSISTEKDIHLATEEPQKSETSMGTTLLDEDLLQGPSKSTTSKIKEESTTHSSLTDKFTQPEERPIKPTPSPPTQELTKPAFDDEINEGIPSPDFPPSGSGGYGQEPDYVEEDQAFGPGTCRYGGKVYVSAQQIPRDDPCDFCFCFRSDIICLQQSCPPPIHGCHEEPIQGFCCPRYECPVSMATTLNVTTTTTTTTTTLPPHFLPHAYKGAAQRRGCQIKGHTYKVGEVVRASSGPCLLCTCGGDGQMKCDPKACTPEPMLRQMIAAAVSAKRRR is encoded by the exons ATGGATCGGAGGCGCGCGGCAGCGGCGCTGCTTGCGCTAGCCGCTTGCATCACGTGCTCTGCAGCAG CACCCACGGCGGGCAATCACACTGCGTTAGAATTACATGATG GTCTCATAGAGGGATGCTACTACAATTTTCAGCATTATGGCGAAGGCGACCGAATCATGACGAACGAACCATGTCTAAACTGCACATGTCATAACCGGATGCTTATGTGTTACTTGCGGGTCTGCCCATTCACAAAGGCTATTGGCCAAGACTGCACGGTGGAGAAGCGAGCTGACCAATGTTGTCCTATAGTGACTTGCCCTGACG TTCCAGTTGACCTACTCACGTCGACTTCAACATCTTCACCTGCTGAATATGGCGCAACTGGACTTGGCAAACTAGATAGATACGGATGCAGTATTCATGGAAAATATTTCCCAGAAGGAGCCAAAGTTCCATCCACACCAAACAAACCATGCGAACACTGTTACTGCATTCGCAACATGACAACATGTGTAATGCAAGAATGCACACTGCACGTTGATGGATGCACGCCCATTTACCACAAAGATGTCTGTTGCCCGGTTCGCTACTCTTGTg ATCACCCTGAAGACGAGATTCTTCTTTTGGATGATATGACAACGACCGTGCGCCCAACTCCAGGATTCTTATTAACGACCACAACCATGGCGCCAGTAACCCAGATGTCACAAGActgtgtacatgatgaccaaatATTCTCAGATGGTGCtcttataaaaactgaaaaagCTTGTGAACATTGTTACTGCATGAAAGGAGATATAGTGTGTGTTGTTCAAGAATGTGGAACACCAATGGAAAACGAGGGCAAAAATTGCACATCATTACCTCCACGCCACGGTCAATGCTGTCCTGATACGTATATTTGTGAAGGAGATGAACCAGTTACTGATTCGACTACCGATTTTGTTGAGTTAACTTCTTCACCACCGAGAAGAGTTAGTGTTGAAGGAAGTGGATATAGAAATGAACCTGATGAACCTTATACAGAAATAAGTCCAGCAATAACTGAAATAGAAGGCAGTGGTGAAGACTTTGCAACAGGTTCTCAGATAGATACAGGAGAAAACATAACTCCAGAAAAAGAAGTCATTGATGAAATGTTACCAACTACAACTGAGAGTAGCCTGCATTTAAGTCAAAGTACAGAACCAGACAAAGGACAAAACACAATTCCTGACTTAGTCGTAGATAAGGAAACGGCTCAAAAACCAACACAAGAGGAGGTAACACTTTCTGGTTTAGGATCTATGACAACAGCTTCTGAGGAATACACAACTGCACGCATATCTGATGCATATCTGACTTCTCAGAAAGACGCAATTAGTACTACTGAATCagtaccaaaaataaataatgaaagtgATTTTGAAGAAACTTTAAACCCTAAAGAACATGAAAAGACAACTACAGATTCCACAGGCTTACTAGATAAAACTACTTCCACAGATGAACTTATACTTCACACAAATCCTAACATTATTGAACCAGTTCAGAAAGCCACTAGTTCTCCTTCAACTGAATATATAACTAAAGTTCAGGAAACATCAGAACAAGAAGAACTAAGTACAGAAATTTTAGAACAGTCTAGTGTGACTGAGAAAAATAAATTCACAGATGTGTTCCAGACATCGCCTGAAGCAGAAATCTCTATTGAGCTAACAACCAACACTATCACGAACCTAGTCGATGCAGAAAGTACTTCTATAAACCCAAATCTAAATGAAATAGATGATAGCGCTTCACCTGCATCAACACCTAGCAGAATACCTGGTGAAGGCGATTGTCTCTTGAATGGTATCACCTATACTAACAATACAAATGTACCCAGTACGAATAATTGTCACACAGGTTGTAAATGTATAAGTAGTATCATTAAATGTGACCCAATAATATGCAGTCCACCACCAGAATATATGGAAAACATGAATGATTGTCAACCTGTTTACGATACCCCGAACTCATGCTGTCCAACTTATGTGTGCAGCGTTAAAGAAACAATACCGCCAGAATCACATAGTCATATGTCTGGAACAGAGAGTCCTAAACCTATTGCAAATGAATGTAGCGGCACTGACTGCTTAGATAATGAAGATAAAAAAATGCCTATGGAGCCAACCATTTGTACATCTGGTAACTGTTTGAATGAAAGTCCTGCAGTACAAAAAGAATGTGAATCAAATGATTGTAAAGACCAAGCTGAAACAAGTCAACCAATGCCTTCTCAAGATTGTTCTGATGGTAAATGTCAAATATTACCTGTAGAACCATGTGAGGGTGAAAACTGTAAAACAGAGCTACCGAAAGATACAATCTTTGAAAAAGACTCGGAATCCACAAAAACTCCCGCAATCCAAGAAAAATGTGAATCAGGTGACTGTAACGATCAAGTTCAAACAATTCCATTGAAACCTTCGCAGGATTGTTCTAATGGTAAATGTGAACCAGAAATACCATGTGAAAGCGAAAACTGCAAAATTCAACCAACAAAAGAAACGATATATGAAAAAGATTCAGAACCCAGTTCACATATAGTACCAGCCATTGATGTACCAACAAAAGTTTGTAATGAAGAAAATGGATGTGATGAAAATAATGTTATTGAACCAGAAGAGTGTGTAAATGAAAATTGTCGACGAAAAGATTTTGCAGAAACGGGAGAAAAAATACCATCAAAATGTTCAGGCACTGATTGCAAGCAACATGATGAACCAACTGTACAGTCTACAGAACAACCAACCGAAATATCAACTGAAGAAAGCACAGTAAGCGATGTAAATTTACAAAAGACGGAAAGCATAGAATCTCACATAACAACAACAAAAGAAAAACTTACGAAGTCAGATTTAGATGTTACAAAACAACCTATATACATAGAAACTACCGAAAAACTGTCTACTACATTTGAACAAACTGAACCTCCTAAgaaatattatacagaaaaaGGGACCATCCAAACAGATATTTCATTAATTCAGACAGGTACTGAAATAGCTGAAGAAGCTGCAACAGAAATGCTTCAAACTGAATCTCCAAAATTATCCGTCACAGAAAATACAGAATTACTAGGAAGTGTCAGTCATACTGGTGAACTATTAACTACAGAAATTGATATATCCTACACAAAATCACCGGAATATCTTGAAACAGGAACTATTCCTGGACAAAATGAACAATTCTCAACTAAGCCGCCACATATTGATACTGAAGATGAAACTGTATTAGACGAAGATCATACAAAATTACCTCAAATTCCATTGAGCGAAATTGAAAAATCTTCAACTGAAGCACCAGAATTAATGATAACTGAAACTGGTGGAATAAATACGGAAACTTCTGAAACGATCACCCAAAAAGAagaatttgtaacaaaattgcCGGACACATTCGGTACCGAAAAAGAAATAATTCATTCTGGAGCGACTGAAACATCATTTTCTGCAACAGAAGCTACCCAAACCACACTTTCTAAAGTAACAATTTCAAAAACGGAAACGATACCTGAAACTTCAGAAGCAGTTACTGAAAAAGAAGTAATGGAAACTAAAATCCCAGAATCATTAGTAACTGAAAAAGAACAAATACAAACTGAAGTAACTGAAACAATTACTGATCGTGAAGATACTCAAACAAATGCTCCAGAATTATTTGCCACTGAAAAAGAAGTCATTGTAACTGATGCCCCAAAAGTTACAGCTGCTGACAAAGATATAATTCAAACAGAAAGCCCAGAAATCAAAGTTGCTATTAAAGTAACAAGTCCAACTGAATCTCCAGAAAAAATTGACACTGAAGAACATACAACTCAAACTGAATCTCCAGACGTTGCAGTTATAACAAAAGAACACACTGAAATGGAAACACCAATATTCACTGAAGTAATGCAAACAATAGCTCCAGATGTAACAATCACTAAAAAAGATGAAGTTCTAACAGATATTACAGAAATATCAACAGAAAAAGAAATCATTAAAGTGAGCTCTCCAGACCTTCATGACATAACAATAGAATCAACTACTGGACATGAATCGTCAGTAGAAGAACAGACCATGGTACATTTGAATCCAGTAACTGATGAAACTGAATCGTATGTAACAAAAGAATCCATTTTCAAACCACAGGCAACTATAACGGAGAAACCTGAAACAACTGATGAAGAAAACAAGTACGATGAATCTTATAAACCAAGACCAACAAAAGCTGAAGATATACCCACAGAAGATACAACTGAAATTGCCACCGAGCCTATAGAGTCTGATGTTACAAAAACCGAGACAATGCCAGGAGAAACATATGCAGGTGTAACAGAATTGATAAGTCAGCCTACATTATTGGAAGTAGCAGGTGAAACTACTACAAAGGAAACTCATAAAGTTACTACAGAAGGACAAGAAATGTACACCAAATCACCTCAAGAAATTGAAACAAGTGCTGAAGAAAAAGAAGTCACTACCGATAAAAACTTGCTTTACACATCAAGACCTGATGCAGATGAAACAAAATCGGATGATGTATCCCAAGCTATAGATAAGTCTTTCACTGAAAGTCAAGTAGTTGTCACAGAGGGACCAGAGATATTAACTTCACAAAATGTCGAAATATCTACAGTACACGATGTAATAGTTACCGAAAAATACAAAGAAAGCCAAGACACAGAATTAACTTCACTGCCTACAAATGCAATAACTGATAAGCAAGAAAAGCACACAGAAGCTCCTGAAACATATTCAACTATATTGCAAGCACAAGATAAAACTACAAAGCTTCCAGAACTATATACAACATTAGTAGAGGAAATTATGACACCTGAAAAAACCACTGAAACTCCAAGTTCAGAACTAGAAAAAGATCAAAAAGATATAACTGACCAAATTCATCTAACTACACTGAAAATTATAGAAGAATTAACAACTACAGAGAGTAGTAAGTTTGTGACAGTAACTCCTGTACTATCTACAGAACCTCAACAACAACAATCTTCAACTGATCAGAAACTAGATTCAGAATATCCACAATTGACTACTAAGATAGAAGACAGTAATAAAGAATCAGAAACTTCTACAGATATTTTAGAGCGTGTGACAGAAATAACTAAAACTCCTACTGATTATCCAAAGATCACGGATGAAATAAAGCAAGATTTCACCACAAAGATAACAGGACAAGACATAGTTACTGAAACATATAAAGAAACAACAAGTGATAATTCACCTTCACAAACAACTAAAGATGAACTGCCTACAGAAATACAAATTATCTCTCAAGAAACTAGTTATACCAAAGCAGATAATGAACCAATTGTTGAAACAAGTACAAGCactattttagaaaaagaaaaagaaaaagaacaaAACCAAGAAAAAACAACGATTATATCTCAGACTACTCAAAGCAGCGATAAAGACGAATTTGAAGCAACATTGTCAATCACAGAGACCTCTGAGCCTGAGTTTGTGACCGAAAAAGACACAGTTACATATACAACAAAGGGCGAAGACAAAGATGATGCTGAAAAAGATGGTTTGAAACCATTTGTTTCTGGTGAAAAACCTTCCGATACAACAGAAGAATCTGGTTTTCTGGGAACACATAAGCCCGATCATACTGATATTGACTCATTAACTACACAAACATTAATGCCAAATGTTGCAGATACTAATAAAAATGTACAAGGTTCTGAAATGAGCACTGAAAAATCTGAATCTATCACAATGTTTGAGCAAGTCACGTCAAATATCAAAGACAGCGTAACAACTGAATCACATTTATCCTATACTAGTTCAGAAGATAAGCTTTCTACTACAGCCTTGGATAATAAAGAAACACAAAAAGAGCAACAATCAGATTACGGTGAATTTAAAACGACATCTTCAGTTACTGAACTGCCCATGTCACAGGTTACTCATATTGATCATGCTTCATCACTACAAACTACTATAACCGATAAAGAAGAAATAGCGGAACAAGCATCAAAAACTACCGTGGATCTAAAATTGGAACAAGAGAAAACGCAAACTCCTATGATTGAGTTACCAAAACGATCAACGGAAATTCCTGACTATCATATCACACAACAGGAAATGGAGATAGAAAGTTCTTCCAAATTAAATGTAcatgatttaaataatttagaagtaGATCATGCCGAAAAAACAACTACATCTAGCATGGAATCAAAAACGACAGCAATTCCTCACCAGCAAACTGACTTTTCTAAAGATGTCCCTACTGCTGGAACTATATCTGACTTGTATAACCAAAACACGGAAGGTACACCTACTTCAGAGATGAAAGAAGGAACCATAGATACTCAATCACAAAAGACTACAACAGTATCATTACCAATTGAAAAGGTGACTGATCTTTCTCATGAGCAAGAAACTCCTTTGACAGAATCTGTAACAGAAATTGTAACTAAATCTCCTCATGAAACGCAAACTGTCCTCGAAGAAAATGCTACGACTTCCTCAATATTGCTGGATGATGAACACGTTAAGGAAACTATGAGTACTGAAGCCCTTCCAACTGAGCAACACGGATTAGTTACAGAATATCCAGAAAAAAATGTCCATGATGTGTATTCAACTTTGCCTGAAAAAGAAACTTCTGCAAGCGAAGAACTACTTACTGGCACTGAACCTACTAAGATATCGATAGAGAAAGAATCTGTATCAGATCCATCATTGTATGTTCCAGTTGTGACTGAACTTACAGAAAGACCGATGCCTGTAGTAACAGAAGTCAGTCAGCCTGATATCACTGAGAAAGATAACAAACGAACTGAAATAGAAATACAGTCTGAAGAGAAGACTACGACATATATCAATTTAGATGAAGTAACAGAAAAAGACACTTTATATACAGAAAGTAAACCACTTTATACCACAGAAGCACAAAATATAGTTACACAgcaaaaagaaatgaacactgaAGCATTGGATAGAGCTACAACAGTACCTGACCAAGTTATTACACAGAGTTTATCTACTAGTATACCTGAACGCGATGAATCCTATGGAACAACTGATAGTGTAGACAAAGATAAAACAGATGAACATATATCACCACATAGCACAACACAGATGCCAGAAATAAATACGAAAGAAACTCAAACAGAAGCTATTGGTATAGAAAAAACAACATTAACTGTGCAAACACATTCTGAACAGGAAGAACCAAGTCTTACAGTAACGGTAAAAGAAACTGAATCTCAACCTGAAAACCAGAGTACTCAATCTACAATAGAAAATGAATCACCTATCACAGAAGCAACAGCAGACTCCAGTACAGAAACAGACAAGAAAGTACCAGATGTACATATACCTACAGAGTTAACACCGACAACGTTAGAAAACTTTTACACTCAAGCACAAACTACACAAGCACATAAAGAGTTTGATAAATCAGACGAACCAAAACAGACAACTGAACCAGAACATGAATTTAGTGAAACAACCCCATTCCTAGTTGAACTAAAAGAACATACACATCAAGTAATTGATGATAGCTCACGAACGCCTATTGAAGAAATACTTACGACTCCGTTATATGAACCACAGCAAACAGAACGAGGTGATCAAAATCTAGATGCTACTGATAAATATGAAGATGAATCATTGGTACCTATTATAGTAACAAAATATGAGCAAGAGGTCAAAGAAAAGCCTATTACAGATGGTCAAGAACAAGCGGAAGAAAAAGTTCCAACTACGATTTCACCTGTTAAAGATTTCACAGAACACATAAGTGACACTGAGATAATTCCTACAACTTCATCTACGTATCTTGAAACAGACTtacaagaaaaagaaaaacaacaaACTACAGTGCAAGACGTAGTGTTAACGACTTCTGCAGCTCCACAAACAGCTAGTGAAAAGGAACTGTACACGACTATAACAACTGATATACAAAATTTAACATATCCAGTTACTGAAACCTCGAGTATTTCGACCGAAAAAGATATTCATTTAGCCACTGAAGAACCACAGAAATCAGAAACATCAATGGGAACTACGTTATTAGACGAAGATTTATTACAAGGACCCTCAAAATCGACAACAAGCAAGATCAAAGAAGAAAGTACAACACACTCTTCATTGACT